Genomic segment of Yoonia sp. R2331:
CGTCTACACGGCGATAGATCACGTCGATCACCTTGTAGCCACGTGTGGTGCGCATCGCGATATGGCCGTCAACCACGCGCAGGTCATGGCCTTCGACCAGTTCCACGCCCATCTGGTCGGCCAGAAAGCTGTGTTCGTAATAGGCCGAATTATGAATGCCGGGTGTTAACACCACAACACAGGGCCGTCCGGTGCAGGATGCAGGCGCTGATGCCTCAAGCGAACGGCGCAGGTTCTTGGGATAATCGCTGACCCGCTGCACTTTGATCTTGCTGAAAAGCTCGGGGAACATCTGCAGCATCGTTTCGCGGTTTTCCAGCATATAGCTGACCCCGCTGGGGGTGCGCGCATTGTCTTCGAGCACAAAGAAATCATCTTCGCCAGTGCGGACAATATCGGTGCCGACGATATGTGTATAGACCTCGCCCGGCGGGCTGAAATCCATCATTTCAGGCAGAAAAGCATCATTCTGGGCGACAAGAGAGGTCGGCACGATCCCGGCCCGCAGAATTTCCTGCCGGTTATAGATGTCGTGCAGGAAGGCATTGATCGCGCGTACCCGTTGGTCGATGCCGCGCGACAGCTTGGTCCATTCCCGTCCCGAAATGATCCGCGGCACCAGATCAAACGGGATCAGCCGTTCTTCGGCGTCGGCCTGACCGTAGACGTTAAAGGTGATCCCGGTGCGCCGAAAAAACGCCTCTGCCTCGCTCGCTTTCTTGGCGAGCCGTTCGTTGTTTTGCTTGGCAAACCAGTCATCGTAGGCGGCGTAGGGCGGTCGCGTGCCATCGCCGGTGATCATTTCGCTGTAGTGTTGTCCCATGTTCTTAGGCTACTGCGTCTGATCCAAATAGCAATGTTTACCGGCGTTTAGGGGCGACGTCCGACACAAGTGCACAAAAAACAGGCAGGACAAAGGGGGTGCAATGTGCGTTTGATACGTGGGCTTGGGCTATCGGGATCAGCGCCTTAGGTCTTGCGCGCGGCCTCGACCTCTGCGTCGGTGATACTGGCGGCGATCATGCGGCGCTGCATCAAAAGGGACATCTTGTAGGTGTCTTCCAAAAACCCGGTTGAGGCGATCAAGACCCGCTTGGCGTCCGCTTCAAGACGGTCATCCTCGCGCCGGTCAAGCAGTTTGCCAAAGCGCAAATCCTCGATCAGCTTTTCGGTGGTTTTGGGCGACATATCGTCAATCAAAAGATGCCCGAATTCATAGATCGCAAACACCGGCGCGCCCAGGGCGCGGATGCTGTCGAGGATCTTGGCCTTGCGCTCGGGCTTGAAGATCGCTTTGCGGAACTCATTGGGAGACTTGGAAAAATTCGGATCGGCAAGCTGTCCGTTGATCTTGTCATTATGGCTGTCGATGAAGACGCTGATCTGTTCGGCGTCCGTGCAATCAAGGGCGCGCAGGAAGAACATGAACTGGGTGAAGTGCAGCAGATAGTCGTGGCCATTCGCCCCCATGATTGTCGGAAAATCCGACAATGGCGCAGCTTTTTGCAACTCGGCCCGGACGGTTTCAAAGAACCAGTTTTCGGTCCGGAGTGAGGCTTCGACGGTTTCAAAGGCATGGATCAGCGCGGTCTGCGCCTTGTCGTTTTCGCCTGTGTCCGTCATGCGCCGTCCCCCTGCCAAAAAGGTGGGGCGCTTCGTCTAAGAGGTCAAGTGTGAACAGACCGTTGGCCCATCGGACAGGATGCACAAACGATGCACATCACATGCACACCCTATACAGCCACAGATCCTAACAGCGGTTAACCATCATGGCCGGGTGTAGAACGGGAAAAGCGCGATCCGGGGTTGTGTGTCCATCTTCAACACGGCGGTGCGCAGCACCTCCCATAGTTTTGGGGTGCGGCTGGATTGGCTGTCGAGATGGGACAGGACCGCACGCAGATCAGCGCCGTCACCGTTGGTTTCAATGGCGATGATATGATCCGCCCCAAAGGGCGGTGTCACCTGTAAAACAAGGTTCAAAGGGTCCGCGGGGATCACAGCCTGGGGGTCATTGATGCCGTCGCCCTGATAGGGATAAAGCAAAGACACCGACCCGTCAGAGGCGACAGCAACAAGCGTGATATAGGGCGTGCTGCGGCCCCTGATCTGCACAGTCACGCGGTCGCGGCTGGTATAGCTCCGGTCGCCTTCGGCAAAGCGCACCTCGAGCCTTCCGGCGGGACCGGCATCTGCGATGGCCTGTGTCACCCGCATTTTGTTAACCGCTTGTTCAAGACCTGCGGCAGCCGAGGATTCGTCAAAACTGGCCAGCACATCGCCCACGGTCGAGCGCAGGACACCCGCCGAGAAATCGGCAAAGGCCCCGGCAGCCAGCGGGTCTTCGACCAGTTGCACCCCGTCGATCCCGGCCAGCACCGTGGCCCCGAAATTGCCGCCGTTTTGGGCGACGGCCAGTGGCGGCAAACCGGCGAGGGTTTTTTCAAACGGAGAGACCTCGATCATCACCGGGGTAGGGGCACCATCGAGTGCGAACAGGACGCGTTCCTCGTCGCCACGCGGGCTGATCTGAGGCGCTTGCAGGCCTTGGCTGACTTCACGGACCGAGCGGCGCACATAAGAGGCCAGTTCGTCCTTGGTCACTGCACCGTTTTCGTCTGTGTCCGCAGCCCCCCGTAGGCCACGGGCAAAGGAATAGGACAGCGCGCCGCGCGGTGCGCCGTCGATCAGGAATTCCGGCACCTTGTTGGCGTCATCGACGGCGGCCAGAAACAGCGCCACGTCATCCTTGCCTTCGCTGGGCGACGTGCGGGGCGGGGGTGGCGGAAGTGGATCATCGGACAGCTTGCCGCCGATCACATAGCGGTAGCCCAAGACCGGGGTCACGTTGCGCGACACGGTGCCGGAATGGCAGCTGTCGGCCAGAAACACGACCTCTGCCTGCGGGGTCAGGGCAATCAGCGCCGCGATTTCATCATCGCGGATGCGTTCGGCGGCCCCGGCCCCCTGAAACGAAAAGCCCGAAAGTAGGAAGTTCTCGTCCCGGCCATCCGCTTCGGACCCGATGATATATTCAGGTTCATAAGACCCGTGGCCGGCATAGCTGACCACCAGCCGGTCGCCGGGTTGGACCTTGGCGGCGGTCGCTTCCCAAGCAGCGAAGATCGCGGCGCGGGTGGCGTCCTGGTCCAGAAGCAACGTGACTTCGGCCCCGATGCCCGCCAGCGCGTCCGCGATGTCGCGCGCGTCATTCACCGCCCCTTGCAGGTCCGGCACGTTGGCATAGTCGTCGATGCCAATCACAAGGCCATAGGTCTTTTCGGCCCAGGCGGGCAGGGCGGCGCAGCAAAGTGCTGCGGCTGTGACAAGCGCCTTCATTGGCTTGCAAAGGACACGCGCCGCGCGATGCGGTGGTGCTCCTCTGATCCGGCCTCGATCCCCGCAGGGGGCTCTGGCAGGCGGCTTTCGCCGTAGGGGGTTGTGATGATGTCACCGGTAAAGCCGGCGGCCTTGATGTAGGTCGCCAGTGCCTCGGCGCGGGCTTCAGACAGGGCAAGGTTGAAGTCTTCGCCGCCGACGGGGTCGGTGTGGCCGCCAAGGTTTACGCTGACCGGGTTCACCATCAGCAGGTGGTTGACCAGCGCGTTGGCGTAGTCCAGTCCGGCGGCGTCAAATTGCACCGAGTTATATTCAAAGGTGATCGGCAGCGGGATTTCCTCGACCTCAAAGCCGCGCACCTTGCCGGTTAGCATCACGCTGGGGTTGCCTGCGCGGGTGACCGGCAAGTCCACAACGTCATCGGACAAGGCCAGTGCGGCGGTCGCGAGTTGGTAGATTTCTGCAATTTCATCGGTGGCGGCGTCATGGCTTTGGTCGCCCTCGGCCAGTTCGTTCAGCGCAAGTTGGAAGTTGGCCGCGGCGTTTGCATAATCGGCGGCGGCCCAGTCGAGATGGCCCAACCCGGCGAAGCTGCGCCAGTGGCGTTCATAGCCCAGCGCGGTTTGCAGGGCGGCGCGTTTGGTGGCGTCATCAGCATCGGTCAGCGTCACGGCAAAGGCATCGCGGGCCAGAAAGTCGCCGACCCATTCGCGAAAATCGTCAGTGCAATCGTTGTCGGCCACCAGCCCGTCAAATAGGGCGGTTGCAGCGGCCGCGTCATTACTTTGGACGGCGGCGACGGCAGCGTCGTAGTTGTCGCAGGCCAGTGCCGGTGTGGCAATGCTGAGACCCAGCAGGGTCAGAAGGGAAAGGTGTCTCATCCAAAGGCTCCTTTATGATCGCGTCAGTTCGAAATGGTATAATTGAGGGTCATGGCCGACCAGCGGCGACCAAGGTTTGACAGGTTTTGTGCAAGTTGCGGCAGGGCGGCGCTGGCGGCCCCCTGTGGCAGCAGGGTGGTGGCATCGAAGGCCGCACCTTCGATCAGAACGCCCAAAAGGTAACCGTCACCCGCAGGCCCGGTGACCCGCACCCGCAGGGGCGCGCCGCTGGTGGACTGGCCGCTGGGGATCGCGAGTT
This window contains:
- a CDS encoding circularly permuted type 2 ATP-grasp protein, which codes for MGQHYSEMITGDGTRPPYAAYDDWFAKQNNERLAKKASEAEAFFRRTGITFNVYGQADAEERLIPFDLVPRIISGREWTKLSRGIDQRVRAINAFLHDIYNRQEILRAGIVPTSLVAQNDAFLPEMMDFSPPGEVYTHIVGTDIVRTGEDDFFVLEDNARTPSGVSYMLENRETMLQMFPELFSKIKVQRVSDYPKNLRRSLEASAPASCTGRPCVVVLTPGIHNSAYYEHSFLADQMGVELVEGHDLRVVDGHIAMRTTRGYKVIDVIYRRVDDEFLDPLTFNPASMLGVPGIMDVYRAGNIAIANAPGTGVADDKAIYSYMPDIVEFYTGERAILKNVETHRCSEHDTLKYVLDNLADLVVKEVHGSGGYGMLVGPAANKKELADFAEKLRANPANYIAQPTLSLSTVPIFTEAGLAPRHVDLRPFALVSPSGVDITPGGLTRVALTEGSLVVNSSQGGGTKDTWVLED
- a CDS encoding caspase family protein, whose amino-acid sequence is MKALVTAAALCCAALPAWAEKTYGLVIGIDDYANVPDLQGAVNDARDIADALAGIGAEVTLLLDQDATRAAIFAAWEATAAKVQPGDRLVVSYAGHGSYEPEYIIGSEADGRDENFLLSGFSFQGAGAAERIRDDEIAALIALTPQAEVVFLADSCHSGTVSRNVTPVLGYRYVIGGKLSDDPLPPPPPRTSPSEGKDDVALFLAAVDDANKVPEFLIDGAPRGALSYSFARGLRGAADTDENGAVTKDELASYVRRSVREVSQGLQAPQISPRGDEERVLFALDGAPTPVMIEVSPFEKTLAGLPPLAVAQNGGNFGATVLAGIDGVQLVEDPLAAGAFADFSAGVLRSTVGDVLASFDESSAAAGLEQAVNKMRVTQAIADAGPAGRLEVRFAEGDRSYTSRDRVTVQIRGRSTPYITLVAVASDGSVSLLYPYQGDGINDPQAVIPADPLNLVLQVTPPFGADHIIAIETNGDGADLRAVLSHLDSQSSRTPKLWEVLRTAVLKMDTQPRIALFPFYTRP
- a CDS encoding OmpA family protein; the protein is MRHLSLLTLLGLSIATPALACDNYDAAVAAVQSNDAAAATALFDGLVADNDCTDDFREWVGDFLARDAFAVTLTDADDATKRAALQTALGYERHWRSFAGLGHLDWAAADYANAAANFQLALNELAEGDQSHDAATDEIAEIYQLATAALALSDDVVDLPVTRAGNPSVMLTGKVRGFEVEEIPLPITFEYNSVQFDAAGLDYANALVNHLLMVNPVSVNLGGHTDPVGGEDFNLALSEARAEALATYIKAAGFTGDIITTPYGESRLPEPPAGIEAGSEEHHRIARRVSFASQ